A window of the Desulfopila inferna genome harbors these coding sequences:
- a CDS encoding CheR family methyltransferase has product MIKITPNEIDAISRYIYDISGIFLDKNKTYLFETRLSSIVEEFGCKSYYELHTKAKADNSKVIERKIIDAISTNETLFFRDKGPFELLQHKLLPEIIDARAPGSLNLKTNIKIWSSASSTGQELYSIAIIIKELIPDLSRFNIRLLGTDISDNAVSQASYGKYNKFEIERGLPQAQLRKYFQPAGDFWKIRDEIRGMVNFRKMNLMAPFVGLGKFDIIFCRNVAIYFTLQDRVKLFNKIADCLADDGFLVIGSTESLTGVCPRFVPKRHLRSIFYQKK; this is encoded by the coding sequence ATGATAAAAATCACACCAAATGAGATAGATGCCATCTCTCGGTATATCTATGATATATCGGGCATATTTCTCGATAAGAATAAGACTTATCTATTTGAGACACGATTGAGCTCGATTGTTGAAGAGTTTGGATGCAAATCCTATTATGAATTGCATACCAAAGCAAAGGCCGACAACTCCAAAGTGATTGAGAGAAAAATAATAGATGCCATTTCAACCAACGAAACCTTGTTTTTTCGCGACAAAGGTCCCTTTGAATTGTTGCAGCATAAACTTCTGCCGGAAATAATAGATGCCAGAGCCCCAGGTTCATTAAATCTGAAAACGAACATAAAAATCTGGAGCTCCGCCTCATCCACAGGACAGGAGTTGTATTCGATTGCTATTATCATTAAAGAGCTGATTCCGGATTTGTCTCGATTCAACATCCGGCTGCTCGGCACCGATATCTCCGACAATGCGGTTTCTCAGGCGAGCTACGGTAAATACAATAAATTTGAGATTGAACGGGGACTTCCCCAGGCTCAGCTGCGAAAATACTTTCAGCCTGCCGGCGATTTCTGGAAGATTAGGGATGAAATCCGGGGCATGGTGAATTTTCGGAAAATGAATTTGATGGCTCCTTTTGTCGGCTTGGGAAAATTTGACATTATCTTCTGCCGCAACGTTGCTATCTATTTTACCCTTCAGGATAGAGTAAAGCTGTTCAACAAGATTGCTGACTGCCTCGCCGATGACGGCTTCCTGGTAATCGGCTCGACCGAATCACTAACCGGTGTATGTCCGCGATTCGTACCTAAAAGACATTTACGCTCTATCTTCTACCAGAAGAAATAA
- a CDS encoding sigma-54-dependent transcriptional regulator, giving the protein MSSNSSVLFIDQNGPHVDDLVSSLRDSFANAFLHAENPKEVFEIIQSRQVDVIFLDINLSDNKTGLQVLKKLTEAGKILIIAVVPEDDGYLRAKVIEFNPFFYITKPYDPAEVRIILKRAFEKVHHLRKLREKPALDNFCGIIGKSSPMTSLFDLITRIAEDDYATVLIRGESGTGKELVAKAIHSKSNRRTRNFVPVNCAAIPDDLLESELFGHTKGAFTGASQNKQGRIQYADGGTLFLDEIGDMKPTLQAKLLRVIQEKEFEPVGGLQAIPVDTRILAATHCDLEQLVAQGMFREDLYYRLSVIPLSVPPLKARKEDIPLLIEFFTNTYTIERGRERFIFTKSALQSLLRYNWRGNVRELENLIQHMSILYTGKTIDSEDLPEKYTLVENQTNEDISHIVQHLSNPCPRPDITAPFSGFDDLQLHQQVDFKEMISEFETKLILSALRTTGGNKKEAAKLLNLKRTTLLEKIKKKKLTPDNWCLSGNG; this is encoded by the coding sequence ATGAGTAGCAATTCTTCAGTCCTCTTCATCGACCAGAATGGACCGCACGTTGATGATCTTGTTTCTTCCCTGCGAGATTCCTTTGCCAATGCATTCCTGCATGCAGAGAATCCCAAAGAGGTTTTCGAGATAATTCAATCCAGACAGGTTGATGTGATTTTTCTCGATATCAACCTAAGTGACAACAAGACAGGACTGCAGGTTCTGAAGAAACTCACGGAAGCGGGAAAAATCCTGATTATAGCCGTCGTGCCTGAAGATGACGGCTATTTGAGGGCAAAGGTTATCGAGTTCAATCCTTTCTTTTATATCACAAAACCTTACGATCCCGCCGAAGTCCGCATTATTTTAAAAAGGGCTTTTGAAAAAGTTCATCATTTGCGCAAACTCAGGGAAAAACCTGCACTTGATAATTTTTGCGGCATTATCGGAAAATCATCTCCGATGACGTCACTGTTCGATTTGATTACCCGCATTGCCGAAGATGACTACGCCACCGTTCTTATCCGCGGAGAATCGGGCACCGGCAAAGAATTGGTGGCCAAGGCCATTCACAGCAAAAGCAATCGGAGAACAAGGAATTTCGTCCCTGTTAATTGTGCCGCCATCCCCGATGATCTCCTGGAGAGTGAGCTCTTTGGCCATACTAAAGGCGCTTTTACAGGTGCAAGCCAGAATAAACAGGGACGCATTCAGTATGCCGACGGCGGCACCCTTTTCCTCGATGAGATTGGTGATATGAAACCAACTCTGCAGGCTAAACTACTCAGAGTTATTCAGGAAAAAGAATTTGAGCCGGTCGGCGGACTTCAGGCAATACCGGTCGACACCAGAATCCTTGCCGCGACACACTGCGATCTTGAACAACTTGTGGCGCAAGGGATGTTCAGAGAGGATCTCTACTACAGGCTCAGTGTAATCCCTCTGAGCGTTCCCCCGTTGAAAGCAAGGAAAGAAGATATCCCGCTTCTCATCGAATTTTTCACAAATACCTATACCATAGAAAGAGGGCGGGAAAGGTTCATTTTTACGAAGTCAGCGCTGCAGTCTTTACTCCGCTACAACTGGCGGGGCAATGTCAGAGAACTGGAGAACCTGATTCAGCACATGTCGATTCTCTATACGGGAAAAACCATCGATAGTGAAGATCTTCCCGAGAAATATACTCTTGTGGAAAACCAGACCAACGAGGATATAAGCCATATTGTTCAACATCTATCCAATCCATGTCCACGGCCGGACATTACCGCGCCATTTTCAGGTTTTGATGACTTACAGCTGCACCAGCAAGTGGATTTTAAGGAGATGATAAGTGAATTTGAAACAAAGCTGATTCTCAGTGCCTTGCGCACTACGGGGGGAAACAAAAAAGAAGCCGCAAAGCTCCTCAACCTGAAACGCACCACCCTGTTGGAGAAGATCAAAAAAAAGAAGCTTACCCCCGACAACTGGTGTCTGTCGGGGAATGGGTAA
- the fliF gene encoding flagellar basal-body MS-ring/collar protein FliF, with protein MAEETLPAGETTLPTASSEQAIERKNLTTLIKEWPLSRKLALVGVILISVTLFGILIFQGKKADYQLLYANLAENDAAPVVAWLKGENIPYELKNNGRNIWIPAAILHETRLNLAGNGLPAGNGVGFEVFDKQSFALTDYVQKVNYTRALQGELSRTIATLEPVVSARVHLALPEKRLFKNQQKQATASVILSLAKGKTLDQKQVQGIVHLVAGSITGLTPENITVIDSNGMALDAGQKEDEDKYFSVDMLAYQQEVEQRLEIRAQDLLDRTMGRDKAMVRVSAALDFSKVEKTEELFDSEEPVIRSEQINQEENGKPAPAGIPGVQSNLDGIDPLQAEASSNSRTSRTTNYEISKTISKIINPVGTIKNLSVSILVADRVVPASENAAQTVVPRTDEELNSLQTMVATALGLNAERGDQINVLSMPFTEAPREVMVAEKLPDNLLYEYLPFVKIGLFACGALMLYLLLVRPVIKTLRGEVKEHYKTVEALELEQQQTAKALAMEKREAEELISEDPLVLIRRKVMENPTPAAHIIKNWLQEA; from the coding sequence ATGGCTGAAGAAACTTTACCCGCGGGAGAAACTACTTTACCGACAGCTTCATCCGAGCAAGCGATCGAAAGAAAGAATCTCACCACGCTCATCAAAGAGTGGCCTTTATCGAGGAAACTGGCCCTGGTGGGCGTCATTCTGATTTCCGTTACCCTTTTCGGCATTCTGATCTTTCAGGGAAAGAAGGCGGATTACCAGTTGCTGTACGCTAATCTGGCCGAGAATGATGCCGCACCTGTGGTTGCCTGGCTCAAAGGGGAAAATATCCCCTATGAACTGAAAAACAATGGCCGGAATATCTGGATTCCCGCAGCCATTCTTCACGAGACCAGACTTAACCTCGCCGGAAATGGTCTGCCGGCAGGAAACGGAGTGGGGTTTGAGGTATTCGACAAACAAAGTTTCGCCCTTACCGACTACGTACAAAAAGTAAACTATACCCGCGCTCTGCAGGGTGAGCTTTCCCGCACAATCGCCACACTGGAGCCGGTGGTCTCAGCCCGGGTTCACCTTGCACTACCTGAGAAAAGATTATTCAAGAATCAACAGAAGCAGGCGACAGCTTCCGTGATACTCTCACTGGCCAAGGGAAAAACACTGGATCAGAAGCAGGTCCAGGGCATTGTTCATCTGGTGGCCGGATCGATTACCGGTCTAACTCCGGAAAACATTACCGTAATCGATTCCAATGGCATGGCACTTGATGCCGGGCAGAAAGAAGATGAAGATAAATACTTCTCCGTTGATATGCTGGCGTACCAGCAGGAAGTAGAGCAGCGGCTGGAGATACGCGCTCAGGACCTGCTCGACCGAACCATGGGCAGAGATAAGGCAATGGTTCGTGTCAGCGCTGCCCTGGATTTCTCAAAAGTGGAAAAAACCGAGGAGCTTTTTGATTCAGAAGAACCGGTAATCCGCAGTGAACAGATAAACCAGGAAGAGAACGGCAAACCTGCGCCGGCCGGTATCCCCGGAGTTCAGTCAAATCTTGACGGCATCGATCCGCTTCAGGCTGAAGCGAGTTCCAATTCGAGAACCTCACGCACAACCAATTATGAAATCAGTAAGACCATCAGCAAGATAATAAACCCGGTGGGCACTATCAAGAACCTCTCCGTCTCGATTCTCGTTGCCGACAGGGTCGTTCCGGCGAGCGAAAATGCTGCGCAGACAGTTGTACCGAGAACAGACGAGGAGTTGAACTCACTGCAAACCATGGTAGCCACAGCACTGGGGCTGAACGCCGAACGCGGCGATCAGATCAATGTTCTGTCGATGCCGTTCACGGAAGCGCCCAGGGAAGTAATGGTCGCCGAAAAACTGCCGGACAATCTGCTTTATGAGTATCTCCCCTTTGTCAAAATCGGGTTGTTTGCCTGCGGTGCACTTATGCTCTACCTTCTGCTGGTGCGCCCTGTGATTAAAACGCTGCGCGGTGAAGTAAAAGAGCACTACAAGACCGTGGAAGCACTGGAACTGGAACAGCAGCAGACCGCCAAAGCTCTGGCGATGGAGAAACGCGAGGCGGAAGAGCTCATCTCCGAGGATCCTCTTGTGTTAATTCGCCGAAAGGTTATGGAAAACCCGACACCTGCGGCGCATATTATAAAAAACTGGCTCCAGGAAGCATAA
- the fliE gene encoding flagellar hook-basal body complex protein FliE, which produces MESSIIVGGKLPLALPKTDGIEITQARENFGELLSKTIEQVNQTSLKGDIAIQKLHTGEAENLHEVMIATAEADISIRMLVQMRNKALEAYNEIMRLQI; this is translated from the coding sequence ATGGAATCCTCAATAATTGTCGGGGGCAAGCTCCCCCTTGCCCTGCCGAAGACAGACGGTATCGAGATAACCCAGGCTAGAGAAAATTTCGGTGAACTGCTCAGCAAAACCATAGAACAAGTAAACCAGACGAGTTTAAAGGGCGATATTGCCATACAAAAATTGCATACAGGAGAGGCAGAGAACCTACATGAGGTGATGATAGCCACGGCAGAGGCAGACATCTCCATCCGTATGCTTGTACAGATGCGCAATAAGGCATTGGAAGCCTATAATGAAATCATGAGGCTGCAAATATGA
- a CDS encoding cyclic nucleotide-binding domain-containing protein, translating to MRIKLTESEEDTRNFLINLPLFDSFNVEELDTLAKHMSYVHLKRGEYLFVEGDKGNFMGFVVHGVLEVLKKSETGENIVIARLTRGSSIGEMAIIDKSTRSATVVAVQPSTMVTLTDRGFDILADKSPGLGIKVIQKIARLLSLNMRRTSSKLADLLQSK from the coding sequence ATGAGAATCAAACTTACCGAATCCGAAGAGGATACCCGGAATTTTCTTATAAATCTTCCGCTTTTTGATAGTTTCAATGTCGAGGAACTCGATACTCTCGCCAAACATATGAGCTATGTGCACCTGAAGAGAGGAGAGTATCTTTTTGTTGAAGGTGACAAGGGGAATTTCATGGGTTTCGTGGTTCATGGCGTGCTGGAGGTCCTGAAGAAATCTGAAACGGGAGAGAATATTGTCATTGCCAGGCTCACCCGGGGAAGCTCCATTGGAGAAATGGCCATCATTGACAAATCAACACGATCCGCTACGGTTGTTGCCGTACAGCCGTCAACAATGGTGACCCTGACGGATAGGGGTTTTGATATATTAGCCGATAAATCGCCGGGACTCGGCATCAAGGTCATTCAAAAAATCGCTCGTCTTCTCAGCTTGAATATGAGAAGAACATCCAGCAAGCTCGCAGATCTGCTTCAGAGTAAGTAG
- the flgC gene encoding flagellar basal body rod protein FlgC — MDIFTSMQIGASALKANSIRLNTISSNLANIETTSTPEGGPYKRKSVNFQSSPLSFQEHLDSNLQTTIQGVKVSEILEDKEPPQKVYRPEHPDADENGYVAMPNINVLKEMVDMMSTTRSYEANATTIKSAKRMAMKALEIGR, encoded by the coding sequence ATGGATATTTTTACATCTATGCAAATAGGCGCCTCGGCCCTTAAGGCCAACAGTATCAGGCTCAATACCATCAGTTCAAACCTGGCAAATATTGAGACCACTTCCACGCCTGAAGGCGGACCATACAAGCGTAAATCCGTCAATTTTCAAAGTTCTCCTCTTTCCTTCCAGGAACATCTTGATTCAAATCTCCAAACTACCATCCAGGGAGTAAAAGTGTCTGAAATCCTTGAAGACAAAGAACCGCCGCAAAAAGTTTACAGGCCGGAGCATCCCGATGCCGATGAAAACGGCTATGTTGCCATGCCCAATATCAATGTTCTCAAGGAAATGGTTGATATGATGTCGACAACGCGCTCCTACGAAGCCAATGCCACAACGATAAAATCAGCCAAACGCATGGCCATGAAGGCCCTGGAAATAGGGAGATAA
- a CDS encoding chemotaxis protein CheX → MDLREKIIESTLEIFTSMVMMDITISEKVNEENRLLGNTITGVVGLAGTHKGVLAVHIPYAVAFAITGNFLGIEVNEMNEDVEDAIGEIANMLGGNVKSILSENGRDINLSLPSTVSGKEYGFHTIKGAERILILFESESGIFRVELQIES, encoded by the coding sequence GTGGATTTACGCGAAAAGATCATTGAATCAACCCTTGAGATTTTTACTTCAATGGTGATGATGGATATCACCATTTCCGAAAAAGTAAATGAAGAAAACAGGTTATTGGGAAATACCATTACCGGAGTTGTAGGTCTTGCAGGTACTCACAAGGGAGTTCTGGCCGTACATATTCCTTATGCTGTCGCTTTTGCCATTACCGGTAATTTTCTTGGTATTGAAGTTAATGAAATGAATGAAGATGTGGAAGATGCAATCGGTGAAATCGCCAATATGCTTGGTGGTAACGTGAAGTCCATACTTTCAGAAAACGGCAGGGATATCAACCTATCGTTACCCTCCACTGTTTCTGGTAAAGAATATGGCTTCCATACCATCAAAGGTGCGGAGAGGATTCTCATTCTTTTTGAATCTGAAAGCGGAATATTCCGTGTTGAACTGCAAATTGAATCCTGA
- a CDS encoding thermonuclease family protein, with translation MFVLLSALDNRNILYLFSILLALGLYSEGLIPSTVLASSIRTDRYPARVVKVVDGDTIVIKSGHTTKLIRLWGIDTPEWDQPFSGETKTFVKELLLNKRVYLEPLYLDKYNREIAQVYISDINVSRLLVEKGYAWVHVYYCNKKICSFWKRLQKKARNAHTGLWGKGRPVAPWKWKRMKNTRHR, from the coding sequence ATGTTCGTACTTTTATCTGCTCTTGATAACCGTAATATTCTTTATCTTTTCTCAATACTTCTTGCTCTTGGCTTATATTCCGAGGGATTAATCCCCTCTACGGTGCTGGCATCATCTATCCGGACCGACCGTTATCCCGCAAGAGTTGTGAAAGTAGTGGATGGCGACACCATAGTAATAAAAAGTGGTCACACCACCAAGCTGATCCGGCTGTGGGGAATCGACACGCCTGAATGGGATCAGCCCTTTTCAGGGGAGACGAAAACCTTCGTGAAGGAATTATTGCTCAACAAAAGAGTTTATCTGGAACCTCTCTATTTAGATAAATATAATAGAGAGATTGCGCAGGTATACATCTCGGATATAAACGTCAGCCGGCTGTTGGTGGAGAAAGGATATGCCTGGGTTCACGTTTATTACTGCAACAAAAAGATCTGTTCTTTTTGGAAAAGACTGCAAAAAAAAGCCAGAAACGCCCACACTGGTTTGTGGGGGAAAGGCCGGCCCGTTGCCCCCTGGAAGTGGAAAAGAATGAAAAACACCAGGCACCGATAA
- the flgB gene encoding flagellar basal body rod protein FlgB produces MKSNSISDQNFALLQKVLDLRAGNEKVIASNIANSETPGYTPSRFEFQKELQHAIDKGSFSLKTTHASHIPVTPGNVGDVNGRIIKENSDIGIGDKNGVSLEQEMLALSENELLYETAAQLLSNKLTLRKYIIQGGQ; encoded by the coding sequence ATGAAGAGCAACTCGATATCTGATCAAAACTTTGCCCTATTGCAAAAAGTCCTGGATCTCCGTGCCGGCAATGAAAAGGTTATCGCTTCAAATATTGCCAACAGTGAAACTCCCGGATATACACCGTCCCGGTTCGAATTCCAAAAAGAATTACAACATGCAATCGACAAAGGATCATTTTCCCTGAAAACCACACATGCTTCACACATACCTGTCACACCCGGCAATGTAGGCGATGTCAACGGACGTATCATTAAGGAAAACAGCGACATCGGCATCGGTGATAAAAACGGTGTCAGCCTCGAGCAGGAGATGCTCGCTCTTTCCGAGAACGAACTCCTCTATGAGACTGCGGCGCAGCTCCTCAGTAACAAACTGACTTTAAGGAAATACATCATACAAGGCGGCCAGTAA
- a CDS encoding sigma-54-dependent transcriptional regulator — translation MNTLSILVVDDDPVIRRLLEQRLTKADYNVAVAEDGFKAEEMLQHKHFDVVLTDLMMPGGIGGIEVLEMAKKKDSDIEVILITAHSSVDTAVEAMKKGAVDYLEKPINFDELFLRIDKIINIKLLMQNARDIHEAMGATELAASETIQHLEIMAAKLQQRLDMVENQLRSTDQDPESRISNSLNILAGLE, via the coding sequence ATGAATACCCTCTCTATCCTTGTCGTTGATGATGATCCTGTGATCAGACGCCTGTTGGAACAACGCCTCACAAAAGCAGATTACAACGTGGCTGTGGCTGAGGACGGCTTTAAGGCGGAAGAAATGCTGCAGCACAAACATTTTGATGTGGTTCTCACTGATTTGATGATGCCGGGCGGGATCGGCGGTATAGAAGTGCTCGAAATGGCGAAAAAAAAAGATAGCGACATCGAGGTCATCCTGATTACGGCTCACTCATCGGTGGACACAGCAGTGGAAGCCATGAAAAAAGGAGCGGTCGACTATCTGGAAAAGCCTATAAATTTTGATGAACTGTTCCTGCGAATAGATAAGATCATCAATATTAAGTTACTCATGCAGAACGCCAGAGATATCCATGAGGCTATGGGGGCTACCGAGCTCGCCGCTTCAGAGACAATTCAGCACCTGGAAATAATGGCTGCCAAACTGCAGCAGCGTCTCGATATGGTTGAAAATCAACTGCGCAGCACCGACCAGGATCCTGAATCGCGGATCAGCAACTCCCTGAATATTCTGGCCGGGCTTGAGTAG
- a CDS encoding protein-glutamate methylesterase/protein-glutamine glutaminase has product MLRKKLRVLVVDDTIVYRKAVSDIMEELPEVELVGVAHNGKIAMSKIRTLKPDLLTLDIEMPVMNGLEVLAEIQKNNLNVGAIMLSTLTSEGGEMTLRALELGAFDFILKPQSKNQTEGKKEIKSLIHPMIKAFARSSLASSQLRKSSVSAPSGRPLLRRPLVSESIESVTRAEAIPSTHRGRSEIIAIGVSTGGPNALTQVLPKLPGNIGIPIIIVQHMPPVFTKSLAASLNKKCELTVKEAEDRESLQNNTVYIAPGGKQMKLVAGADGRNRQIKITNDPPENSCRPSVDYLFRSVADYYVNRSTAVIMTGMGSDGTKGLQVLRNKGCFIIAQDEKSCVVYGMPKSPIESGLVDIVAPLDKLADEILKTLK; this is encoded by the coding sequence ATGCTAAGGAAAAAATTACGGGTTCTCGTTGTCGATGATACCATTGTCTACCGAAAGGCTGTTTCCGATATCATGGAGGAACTACCGGAGGTCGAACTTGTGGGAGTCGCCCATAACGGCAAGATCGCCATGTCAAAAATCAGGACACTCAAACCCGATCTATTGACTCTGGATATTGAGATGCCGGTCATGAACGGGCTCGAAGTTCTGGCGGAAATCCAGAAAAACAATCTCAATGTCGGTGCCATAATGCTCTCTACCTTGACCTCTGAAGGCGGCGAGATGACACTGCGGGCTCTTGAACTCGGCGCCTTTGACTTCATTCTCAAACCGCAGAGCAAGAACCAGACGGAAGGAAAAAAGGAGATTAAAAGTCTTATTCATCCGATGATCAAAGCCTTTGCCAGATCAAGCCTGGCCTCGTCCCAGCTGCGCAAATCGAGTGTCTCAGCACCGAGCGGCAGGCCTCTGTTAAGAAGGCCGCTAGTGAGCGAAAGTATCGAAAGTGTAACCAGAGCGGAGGCAATACCATCTACCCATAGGGGGCGCTCCGAAATTATTGCCATTGGTGTATCAACAGGCGGTCCCAATGCTCTTACCCAGGTGCTTCCCAAACTTCCCGGCAATATCGGCATACCGATCATTATCGTGCAGCATATGCCCCCGGTGTTTACCAAATCGCTTGCCGCCAGCCTCAATAAAAAATGTGAACTCACCGTCAAAGAGGCTGAAGACCGCGAGTCCCTGCAGAATAACACGGTCTACATCGCACCCGGCGGAAAACAGATGAAACTGGTAGCCGGCGCGGACGGCCGCAACCGCCAGATTAAAATCACCAATGATCCACCGGAAAATTCTTGCCGGCCATCTGTTGATTACCTCTTCCGTTCAGTCGCGGATTACTATGTGAACAGATCAACGGCTGTGATCATGACAGGCATGGGCTCAGACGGAACTAAAGGCTTGCAGGTTCTCAGAAACAAGGGCTGTTTTATTATAGCACAGGATGAAAAAAGTTGCGTTGTCTACGGCATGCCTAAAAGCCCCATCGAAAGCGGACTTGTCGATATCGTTGCGCCGCTCGACAAACTTGCGGATGAAATATTGAAGACCCTCAAATAG
- a CDS encoding response regulator has product MGKNVLLVDDSSTMRKIIGRSLRQAGIDFDNIFEAADGLEALEVLENEHVDIVLSDINMPNMDGISFLREKSTRDNMKDIPVLMISTETGDDIIGEAKSLGAVGAIKKPFTPDKVNEVLGPLL; this is encoded by the coding sequence ATGGGAAAGAATGTTCTGCTGGTTGATGATTCAAGTACAATGAGAAAAATAATTGGAAGATCGTTGCGCCAGGCCGGTATAGATTTTGACAATATTTTTGAAGCCGCTGATGGTCTTGAAGCCCTGGAAGTGTTGGAAAACGAACATGTCGATATTGTTTTAAGCGATATCAATATGCCGAATATGGATGGTATCTCTTTTCTTCGGGAGAAATCCACAAGAGACAATATGAAGGATATTCCTGTCCTGATGATTTCAACGGAAACCGGTGATGATATTATCGGTGAAGCCAAATCCCTGGGTGCTGTCGGGGCAATAAAGAAGCCTTTTACGCCTGATAAGGTCAATGAGGTGCTTGGACCGCTTTTATAA
- a CDS encoding chemotaxis protein CheW translates to MNDKKIVELATFYVGNALCGMDILKVQEINKLMQMTKVPQAPEYVLGILNLRGQIVTILDLGNKLGLGETDLSQDSRNIIVNSTGGSVGLLVRQISDVVQADLTRKEYPPANMDGIQGEFFTGVYKTDTKLIGILDVDKVLSIED, encoded by the coding sequence ATGAATGATAAAAAGATAGTTGAACTTGCAACATTTTATGTCGGCAACGCCCTGTGCGGCATGGATATCCTCAAGGTACAGGAAATAAACAAACTTATGCAGATGACCAAAGTCCCCCAGGCGCCTGAGTATGTGCTCGGAATTTTGAACCTGCGTGGTCAGATCGTCACCATCCTGGATTTAGGAAATAAACTCGGTCTTGGCGAAACCGATCTGTCGCAGGATTCCAGAAATATCATTGTCAACTCTACCGGAGGCAGTGTAGGACTACTTGTTCGGCAAATCAGCGATGTGGTTCAGGCTGATCTTACCAGAAAAGAGTATCCTCCGGCGAATATGGACGGAATTCAAGGGGAATTTTTTACGGGTGTCTACAAAACAGATACCAAGCTTATAGGCATTCTGGATGTCGATAAGGTTTTAAGTATAGAAGATTGA
- the fliG gene encoding flagellar motor switch protein FliG yields the protein MSIEDLSNIKKAAVVLMCLGEDATAKIFQEFTDDEIRRVTKAMAVIDHIPSDVKEMVVNTFLEAEKKYAGLFLKGSDFAKLALAKTENERADDLLDQFISGTESRPLETIAMMQARMVAGLLEKEHPQTIALILSTQHVQHAGEILSWLPEEFQADVVYRIAKLEKVSPEVISGIEEALNKELGSNIGREQRQVGGLDKVVDLLGHLQNNLDADILETIEETDPELAEEIRKRMFTFENLVGLDGRSLQMILREVNNDSLTMALKTASDEMKEKIYANMSIRAADMIKDDLEAMGPVRLSEVEAMQQSIVKIAMKLEEEGKIVLNKVGGDEFV from the coding sequence ATGAGTATTGAAGATCTCAGTAATATTAAAAAGGCTGCCGTTGTCCTGATGTGTCTTGGTGAAGATGCGACCGCCAAGATATTTCAGGAGTTTACTGACGATGAAATTCGTCGGGTTACCAAAGCGATGGCGGTCATCGATCATATCCCCAGCGATGTCAAGGAAATGGTTGTGAACACCTTTCTCGAAGCCGAGAAAAAATATGCCGGTCTTTTCCTTAAGGGCAGTGACTTCGCCAAACTCGCGCTTGCCAAGACAGAAAACGAAAGAGCTGACGATCTTCTCGATCAGTTCATTTCGGGAACGGAATCACGACCGTTGGAAACCATTGCCATGATGCAGGCAAGAATGGTCGCCGGCCTCCTGGAAAAAGAGCATCCCCAGACCATCGCCCTCATCCTCTCAACGCAGCACGTACAGCATGCCGGCGAAATCCTTTCCTGGCTGCCCGAAGAATTCCAGGCCGACGTCGTTTATCGCATTGCAAAACTGGAAAAGGTATCGCCCGAGGTTATCTCGGGAATCGAGGAGGCCCTCAACAAGGAACTCGGCAGCAATATAGGCAGGGAGCAGCGGCAGGTTGGCGGCCTCGATAAAGTTGTCGATCTACTCGGCCACCTGCAGAACAATCTTGATGCCGATATCCTGGAGACTATAGAAGAAACCGATCCCGAACTGGCTGAAGAGATTCGCAAACGAATGTTCACCTTCGAGAATCTTGTCGGTCTGGACGGCAGATCTCTGCAGATGATCCTTCGGGAAGTAAACAATGATTCGCTGACCATGGCTCTGAAGACCGCATCCGATGAAATGAAAGAGAAAATCTATGCCAACATGTCCATCCGGGCCGCCGACATGATCAAAGACGATCTGGAAGCCATGGGTCCGGTGAGGCTGTCGGAAGTTGAAGCCATGCAGCAGTCGATCGTTAAGATCGCCATGAAGCTTGAGGAAGAAGGTAAGATTGTACTCAACAAGGTCGGAGGCGACGAATTTGTCTAA